Proteins encoded in a region of the Haloarchaeobius salinus genome:
- a CDS encoding ABC transporter ATP-binding protein: MSMQTHKEEPILRIKNLQTSFFTDKEVIRAVDGVSFDIDHGETVGIVGESGSGKSVTARSIMGLVESPGRTLRGSSIQFRDPETVERFANTYTRKTVDIGTLEEQSDLANVVQDAMDQHGAQPHELTDHEKYADLPPEQVNARQMVADDAVGWDDVIAAGYADELNLVDADDFIFVEEGRTSGDGVRVDRGYVDITRAGERELRRLRGGNIAMVFQDPLSSLNPVYTVGNQIEEALSLHRGLQGQEATREAVNLLEAVGIPDARRRVREYPHQFSGGMRQRAVIAMALACEPELLICDEPTTALDVTIQAQILELLEEIQEERGLSIMFITHDMGVIADISDRVNVMYAGEIVETADAESLFDRPKHPYTQGLLSSIPGRQEGERLVTIEGDVPTPNEEATYCRFAPRCPEAFDECQAIHPESVSVGQSDTTHTASCLLYPEDVPQAEALEIHRAKGGKGGGAE, encoded by the coding sequence ATGTCGATGCAGACCCACAAGGAGGAGCCCATCCTCCGCATCAAGAACCTCCAGACCTCCTTCTTCACGGACAAGGAGGTCATCCGCGCGGTCGACGGCGTCAGCTTCGACATCGACCACGGCGAGACCGTCGGTATCGTCGGCGAGTCCGGCTCGGGCAAGTCGGTGACGGCCCGCTCGATCATGGGCCTCGTCGAGAGCCCCGGGCGGACGCTCCGCGGGAGCTCCATCCAGTTCCGCGACCCGGAGACCGTCGAGCGCTTCGCGAACACGTACACGCGGAAGACGGTCGACATCGGGACGCTCGAGGAGCAGTCCGACCTCGCCAACGTGGTCCAGGACGCGATGGACCAGCACGGCGCACAGCCCCACGAGCTCACCGACCACGAGAAGTACGCCGACCTGCCGCCGGAGCAGGTGAACGCACGCCAGATGGTCGCCGACGACGCGGTCGGCTGGGACGACGTCATCGCCGCCGGCTACGCCGACGAGCTCAACCTCGTCGACGCGGACGACTTCATCTTCGTGGAGGAGGGACGGACCTCGGGCGACGGCGTCCGCGTCGACCGGGGCTACGTCGACATCACGCGTGCGGGCGAGCGCGAGCTCCGACGGCTCCGCGGCGGGAACATCGCGATGGTGTTCCAGGACCCGCTGTCGTCGCTGAACCCGGTGTACACCGTCGGGAACCAGATCGAGGAGGCGCTGAGCCTCCACCGCGGACTGCAGGGCCAGGAGGCGACCCGCGAGGCCGTCAACCTGCTCGAAGCGGTCGGTATCCCCGACGCCCGGCGTCGGGTCCGCGAGTACCCCCACCAGTTCTCGGGTGGGATGCGCCAGCGTGCGGTCATCGCGATGGCGCTCGCCTGCGAACCCGAGCTGCTCATCTGCGACGAGCCGACGACGGCGCTCGACGTGACCATCCAGGCGCAGATCCTGGAGCTGCTGGAGGAGATCCAGGAGGAGCGCGGCCTCTCCATCATGTTCATCACGCACGACATGGGTGTCATCGCCGACATCTCCGACCGCGTGAACGTGATGTACGCCGGTGAGATCGTCGAGACCGCCGACGCGGAGTCGCTGTTCGACCGACCGAAGCACCCCTACACGCAGGGGCTGCTCTCCTCGATCCCCGGGCGACAGGAGGGGGAACGGCTGGTCACCATCGAGGGTGACGTGCCGACGCCGAACGAGGAGGCGACGTACTGCCGCTTCGCGCCGCGCTGTCCCGAGGCGTTCGACGAGTGCCAGGCGATACACCCCGAATCCGTCTCCGTCGGGCAGAGCGACACCACCCACACGGCGTCGTGTCTGCTCTACCCCGAGGACGTCCCGCAGGCCGAGGCACTGGAGATCCACAGAGCCAAAGGCGGAAAAGGAGGTGGTGCTGAATGA
- a CDS encoding ABC transporter permease produces the protein MSEVTQNKSVFGRIAANPTPALVWLGGALLLLAVEFSAFVDALILFGEQINPLVGGSKDVGGWYVDTMYDTLGFAGGTVMSALGALIVLALFSVFVKAAFIPFSVVETFGLEDLPISADFLERFIIGAFLAVLWLVLLYEPLAFLPALPLIGEPTLAQLIHGFAQTTAKAADWIVANVPTLLSRDLIPNQGFNPPAGAEGEYPPGSEIFGTRIAIGDFHGTFLGLAPAYAWAVRVFAIYLYAFVWLVWAWKGYKTFRRHYRFADWTPRDDMIDRLRTHRWGQFGFVVVFLFLVMAMFAPALGPTTTAQNIYNPYGHEFQYVENGQVQTSTHGTANLQSASQGTPDSNYGVMSYDDYGRFHPIGTLSERANGKDLFTFMADGARVSLFIGLLSIALGGFIATALAMVTAYYKGLADLIVVVTSDSIQALPGLLIYILLSVVFANHPISNIYSGGFLLALIFAATGWPGLWRAIRGPAFQVSEEEWIDAAKSYGQRPSATMRKHMLPYVAGYLLIYGSLTIGGIIISVAALSFLGLGVQAPTPEWGRAVNIGRPYVTTVSWHIATIPGLMVVFVVTGFNALGDGIRDAIDPQSEGSGAGETAAAGGGG, from the coding sequence ATGAGCGAGGTAACTCAGAACAAATCGGTCTTCGGTCGAATCGCGGCGAACCCGACACCGGCGCTCGTCTGGCTCGGCGGAGCACTGCTGCTTCTCGCCGTGGAGTTCAGCGCCTTCGTCGACGCGCTGATCCTGTTCGGTGAACAGATCAACCCGCTCGTCGGCGGCAGCAAGGACGTCGGCGGCTGGTACGTCGACACGATGTACGACACCCTCGGGTTCGCCGGCGGGACCGTGATGTCCGCACTGGGCGCGCTCATCGTGCTCGCGTTGTTCTCCGTCTTCGTCAAGGCGGCGTTCATCCCGTTCAGTGTCGTCGAGACGTTCGGACTGGAGGACCTGCCGATCTCGGCGGACTTCCTCGAACGGTTCATCATCGGGGCGTTCCTCGCGGTGCTGTGGCTCGTCCTGCTGTACGAGCCGCTCGCGTTCCTGCCCGCACTCCCGCTCATCGGCGAACCGACGCTCGCACAGCTGATCCACGGCTTCGCACAGACGACGGCCAAGGCGGCGGACTGGATCGTCGCCAACGTCCCGACGCTGCTCTCCCGGGACCTGATCCCGAACCAGGGCTTCAACCCGCCCGCCGGTGCCGAGGGCGAGTACCCGCCCGGGAGCGAGATCTTCGGCACCCGCATCGCCATCGGCGACTTCCACGGCACGTTCCTCGGGCTCGCACCCGCCTACGCCTGGGCGGTCCGTGTGTTCGCGATCTACCTGTACGCCTTCGTCTGGCTCGTCTGGGCCTGGAAGGGCTACAAGACGTTCCGTCGCCACTACCGCTTCGCCGACTGGACGCCGCGTGACGACATGATCGACCGGCTGCGCACCCACCGCTGGGGCCAGTTCGGCTTCGTGGTCGTGTTCCTGTTCCTCGTGATGGCGATGTTCGCCCCCGCGCTGGGACCGACGACCACCGCACAGAACATCTACAACCCGTACGGACACGAGTTCCAGTACGTCGAGAACGGTCAGGTGCAGACGTCGACCCACGGGACGGCGAACCTCCAGTCCGCCTCCCAGGGGACGCCCGACTCGAACTACGGTGTGATGAGCTACGACGACTACGGTCGGTTCCACCCCATCGGGACACTCTCTGAACGCGCCAACGGCAAGGACTTGTTCACGTTCATGGCCGACGGCGCGCGCGTCTCGCTGTTCATCGGCTTGCTGTCCATCGCCCTGGGCGGCTTCATCGCGACCGCGCTCGCGATGGTGACGGCGTACTACAAGGGGCTCGCCGACCTCATCGTCGTCGTCACCAGTGACTCGATACAGGCACTACCGGGGCTGTTGATCTACATCCTGCTCTCGGTCGTGTTCGCGAACCACCCCATCTCGAACATCTACAGCGGTGGGTTCCTGTTGGCACTCATCTTCGCGGCCACCGGCTGGCCGGGACTGTGGCGTGCCATCCGTGGGCCCGCGTTCCAGGTGTCCGAGGAGGAGTGGATCGACGCAGCCAAGTCCTACGGTCAGCGACCGTCGGCCACGATGCGAAAGCACATGCTCCCCTACGTGGCGGGCTACCTGCTCATCTACGGGTCGCTCACCATCGGGGGGATCATCATCAGCGTCGCGGCACTGTCGTTCCTCGGCCTCGGGGTGCAGGCACCGACGCCCGAGTGGGGCCGTGCGGTCAACATCGGTCGGCCCTACGTCACCACCGTCTCGTGGCACATCGCCACCATCCCGGGCCTGATGGTCGTCTTCGTCGTCACCGGCTTCAACGCGCTGGGCGACGGTATCCGTGACGCCATCGACCCGCAGTCCGAGGGCAGTGGTGCTGGTGAGACCGCCGCCGCAGGGGGTGGTGGGTGA
- a CDS encoding ABC transporter permease — translation MSRWGYFARRLLLAVPVVLFGVTITFMILRLGPLDPVAAILGPNTPPSQYARVEQQLGLNRPLWEQYIEFMVGLLTFDLGNSYVIQENTKAMTLIVDHAPRTLWLGFWSVLIPLFIGIPLGFYAGLNPNTMGDYFASFGGIIWRAMPNFWLGVILYSVLSQSVHYSEILTFGVVQFQWDAWLVTNNIGTPPPLNFYNSNGTELFTIGGTTISLFSFDWEVFVRAVKMVLPPAIVLGSASMGNEMRLGRTAVLETINSKYVETARAKGLSRQKIVWKHVFRNALIPLVPIILNEAFLLIGGSVILEQIFAINGIGYLFFQAAIQGDMPLVGSLMYIFILIIVFMNIFQDFLYTIIDPRVGYE, via the coding sequence ATGAGTCGCTGGGGGTACTTCGCCCGCAGACTCCTCCTGGCAGTCCCTGTGGTGCTGTTCGGCGTGACAATCACGTTCATGATCCTTCGACTGGGTCCACTCGACCCGGTTGCGGCCATCCTCGGTCCGAACACTCCACCGTCGCAGTACGCCCGGGTGGAACAACAACTCGGACTGAACCGGCCGCTGTGGGAACAGTACATCGAGTTCATGGTCGGGCTGCTCACGTTCGACCTGGGCAACTCCTACGTCATCCAGGAGAACACCAAGGCGATGACGCTCATCGTCGACCACGCCCCGCGCACGCTCTGGCTGGGCTTCTGGTCGGTACTCATTCCGCTGTTCATCGGCATCCCGCTCGGCTTCTACGCCGGGCTCAACCCGAACACGATGGGTGACTACTTCGCCTCGTTCGGCGGCATCATCTGGCGTGCCATGCCGAACTTCTGGCTCGGCGTCATCCTCTACTCGGTGCTGAGTCAGTCAGTCCACTACTCGGAGATACTGACGTTCGGCGTCGTCCAGTTCCAGTGGGACGCCTGGCTCGTCACCAACAACATCGGGACGCCACCGCCGCTGAACTTCTACAACTCGAACGGCACCGAGCTGTTCACCATCGGCGGGACCACGATCTCCCTGTTCAGCTTCGACTGGGAGGTGTTCGTGCGTGCGGTGAAGATGGTCCTCCCGCCGGCCATCGTCCTCGGCTCCGCGTCCATGGGTAACGAGATGCGCCTGGGCCGGACCGCGGTGCTCGAGACGATCAACTCGAAGTACGTCGAGACCGCCCGCGCGAAGGGGCTCTCCCGACAGAAGATCGTCTGGAAGCACGTGTTCCGGAACGCGCTCATCCCGCTGGTGCCGATCATCCTGAACGAGGCGTTCCTGCTCATCGGTGGCTCGGTCATCCTGGAGCAGATCTTCGCCATCAACGGGATCGGCTACCTGTTCTTCCAGGCGGCCATCCAGGGCGACATGCCGCTGGTCGGCTCCCTGATGTACATCTTCATCCTCATCATCGTCTTCATGAACATCTTCCAGGACTTCCTCTACACGATCATCGACCCACGAGTGGGGTACGAATAA
- a CDS encoding ABC transporter substrate-binding protein, protein MTDNTSIDRRRFLKATGGTASAVAVAGCLGGGGEGDDTETEPEDTETEAQETAADETTRDTGEDRELLDKTFQLINSTMSTLDPVAATDTASGTVIQNVFDALMNYPNGEIEVEPLIAADYEISDDFTTYTFEIKEDVQFHNGDEVTAQDFVYSFERLAGSSNSRRQYFTTNYAMGIEQEADDEGNYVWGSLGATAVDDKTFELSLQSPFASTLEMLAYTSFSAVPEGIVGDHGDYDGEMEYEDFARNNPIGAGPFVFESWETNTSCDIVRNEDYHGPVPHVAGVHWQVITDTDAAYNYGQNKNSDLVSMPTSQYDPSLVSVEQEDSKGREIGTYGPMRNGETAQYLKYATINTYYIGLNAKNIEPAARKAMAYVNDQQEGVEEVFKGRGKAAYHLTPPGIYPGQGPEYDAHAEENYPYGYNTTDIESARQVMEDAGYGPNNQYEVTLTTYESDTWQGLGTILRDKLANAHVNLQLEEAPFSTLLNRGRNGNLAAYSLGWIMDWPAPDNFLGQVVPELTNTDQEGGAQGFYLDWDDSDTDAPQRASDAWDRISNNPAPTEEAQQIRNEAYVEMEEALWDDMILLPTYHLANERFAYDWVDMPRVGAGGGSRQKLNNVYLNDRS, encoded by the coding sequence ATGACAGACAATACCAGCATTGACCGCCGTCGCTTCCTGAAGGCGACCGGTGGCACAGCTTCTGCAGTCGCAGTCGCGGGATGTCTCGGCGGTGGCGGTGAAGGAGACGACACCGAGACCGAACCCGAGGACACCGAGACCGAAGCACAGGAGACCGCGGCCGACGAGACCACCCGAGACACGGGTGAGGACCGCGAACTCCTCGACAAGACGTTCCAGCTCATCAATTCGACGATGAGCACCCTGGACCCGGTGGCCGCGACGGACACCGCGTCCGGGACGGTCATTCAGAACGTCTTCGACGCGCTGATGAACTACCCGAACGGCGAGATCGAGGTCGAACCACTCATCGCCGCCGACTACGAGATCTCCGACGACTTCACGACGTACACGTTCGAGATCAAGGAGGACGTCCAGTTCCACAACGGTGACGAGGTCACCGCACAGGACTTCGTCTACTCGTTCGAGCGCCTCGCGGGCTCCTCGAACAGCCGTCGTCAGTACTTCACGACCAACTACGCGATGGGCATCGAGCAGGAGGCCGACGACGAGGGCAACTACGTGTGGGGTTCGCTCGGCGCGACCGCCGTCGACGACAAGACCTTCGAGCTCAGCCTCCAGTCGCCGTTCGCCTCGACGCTGGAGATGCTCGCCTACACCTCGTTCTCCGCCGTGCCGGAAGGCATCGTCGGCGACCACGGGGACTACGACGGCGAGATGGAGTACGAGGACTTCGCACGCAACAACCCGATCGGCGCAGGGCCGTTCGTGTTCGAGAGCTGGGAGACCAACACCTCGTGTGACATCGTCCGCAACGAGGACTACCACGGCCCGGTCCCGCACGTCGCCGGCGTCCACTGGCAGGTCATCACGGACACCGACGCTGCGTACAACTACGGCCAGAACAAGAACTCCGACCTGGTCTCCATGCCGACGTCGCAGTACGACCCGAGCCTGGTCTCCGTCGAGCAGGAGGACTCCAAAGGTCGCGAGATCGGTACCTACGGTCCGATGCGGAACGGTGAGACCGCACAGTACCTCAAGTACGCGACCATCAACACGTACTACATCGGCCTGAACGCCAAGAACATCGAGCCCGCCGCCCGGAAGGCGATGGCGTACGTCAACGACCAGCAGGAGGGTGTCGAGGAGGTCTTCAAGGGCCGCGGCAAGGCCGCGTACCACCTCACCCCGCCGGGCATCTACCCCGGTCAGGGTCCGGAGTACGACGCACACGCCGAGGAGAACTACCCCTACGGCTACAACACGACCGACATCGAGTCCGCACGCCAGGTCATGGAGGACGCTGGCTACGGACCGAACAACCAGTACGAGGTCACGCTGACCACCTACGAGTCCGACACCTGGCAGGGACTGGGCACCATCCTCCGCGACAAGCTCGCGAACGCCCACGTCAACCTCCAGCTCGAGGAGGCACCGTTCTCGACGCTGCTCAACCGCGGCCGCAACGGGAACCTCGCCGCCTACTCGCTCGGGTGGATCATGGACTGGCCCGCCCCGGACAACTTCCTCGGGCAGGTCGTTCCGGAGCTCACGAACACCGACCAGGAGGGCGGTGCACAGGGCTTCTACCTCGACTGGGACGACTCCGACACGGACGCGCCGCAGCGCGCATCCGACGCCTGGGACCGCATCAGCAACAACCCGGCCCCGACCGAGGAGGCCCAGCAGATCCGTAACGAGGCCTACGTCGAGATGGAGGAGGCGCTGTGGGACGACATGATCCTGCTGCCCACCTACCACCTGGCCAACGAGCGCTTCGCGTACGACTGGGTCGACATGCCGCGCGTCGGTGCCGGTGGCGGCAGCCGCCAGAAGCTCAACAACGTCTACCTGAACGACCGCAGCTAA
- a CDS encoding DUF7556 family protein codes for MAASEPGSSEFPDEHDVVASVDGEGSAQEYVIADITADGAWLSMQAEDAPDLPAWR; via the coding sequence ATGGCAGCATCCGAGCCAGGTTCGTCGGAGTTCCCTGACGAGCACGACGTCGTAGCGTCTGTCGATGGTGAAGGCTCCGCACAGGAGTACGTCATCGCAGACATCACAGCGGATGGAGCCTGGCTCTCCATGCAGGCGGAGGACGCACCGGACCTCCCGGCCTGGCGATAA
- a CDS encoding PPC domain-containing DNA-binding protein has translation MHYREVATEREFCCRLETGGDWRAQLEELAADEEIEAAWFTGLGAVQDAEVWFYDQETCEYDAVTFDEPLEVAACVGNVADLDGEPFAHTHAVLSRPSGGALAGHLDAATVWAGELYVRVFEEPLVREHDETTDLDLWL, from the coding sequence ATGCACTACCGGGAGGTCGCCACCGAGCGGGAGTTCTGCTGTCGGCTGGAGACCGGCGGCGACTGGCGCGCACAGCTCGAGGAGCTGGCCGCCGACGAGGAGATCGAGGCCGCCTGGTTCACCGGACTCGGCGCGGTCCAGGACGCCGAGGTGTGGTTCTACGACCAGGAGACCTGCGAGTACGACGCCGTCACCTTCGACGAGCCGCTGGAGGTCGCCGCCTGCGTCGGTAACGTCGCCGACCTCGACGGTGAGCCGTTCGCGCACACCCACGCCGTGCTCTCGCGGCCGAGCGGCGGCGCGCTCGCCGGGCACCTGGACGCCGCGACGGTCTGGGCCGGCGAGCTGTACGTCCGAGTGTTCGAGGAACCGCTCGTCCGCGAGCACGACGAGACCACCGACCTGGACCTCTGGCTATAA
- a CDS encoding DNA-directed DNA polymerase II large subunit, producing MREADERYFERIESRLGEAFDLAERAKATGGDPEPEVEIPTARDMADRVENILGIDGVAERVRELEGEMSREEAALELVEDFVEGSVGDYESREGKVEGAVRTAVALLTEGVVAAPIEGIDRVELLENDDGTEFINVYYAGPIRSAGGTAQALSVLVADYARALLDIDQFKARGDEVERYAEEIALYDKETGLQYSPKDEETKFIAEHMPIMLDGEATGDEEVSGFRDLERVDTNSARGGMCLVLAEGIALKAPKIQRYTKNLDEVDWPWLQDLIDGTYYDKGGGDDDGESDADDDGEETASEDSDDGESDADDGPTGPPRVEKSQKFLRDLIAGRPVFSHPCESGGFRLRYGRARNHGFATAGVHPATMHLVDDFLATGTQIKTERPGKAAGVVPVDSIEGPTVRLANGDVRRVDDPEEALEIRNGVERILDLGEYLVNYGEFVENNHPLAPASYTVEWWRGELDEAGADVQALRDSPHVDLEDPSAEEALEWVAEYDAPLHPAYTYVWHDVSVAAFDELAEAVADGYVEDGVLHVPRRGEVRETVETLLKPHYQTDDELLIRDYAPFLRCLGVDADLERTWTLDDLSERALTWGTSDDTVDAGQVADPADPDDDHPPGTNAIEAVNEVAPFTVRERAPTRIGNRMGRPEKSESRDLSPAVHTLFPVGEAGGSQRSVAEGAKHAPDMRSTPGRIEAQVGTRECTGCGEKTFETRCPDCGERTEPYYFCPDCEQALEPDDAGRVYCDHCEVDGTSVEFHEIDLKEQYWSAMDEVGERENAFEILKGVKGLSSTNKTPEPMAKGVLRAKHGVTAFKDGTVRYDMTDLPVTAVRATELDVTADQLRALGYETDVHGDELRHDDQLVELKVQDIVLSDGAAEHMLKTADFVDDLLESYYGLEPFYEMDEREELVGELVFGMAPHTSAATVGRVVGFTSAAVGYAHPYFHAAKRRNCFHPETKIWFEDEDGETHYDEIRSFVEERLDPDSAEEDDFGTLVQALDGEVSVPSLADDGTLVRKPVEAVSKHRSTDHLIDIETDDGRSITVTPEHSMVVWDDGPRHVDARELAVGDEIPVATVGASVTGSVDSALTADGGSPEVHVVERVQIRQSDVEHTYSLTVADTHRLVANGMHVKQCDGDEDCVMLLLDGLLNFSRAYLPDARGGRMDAPLVMSSRIDPSEIDDEAHNMDIMWEYPTEFYEATREMADPEEVEDIMTIAEETLGTEREYTDFAHTHDTTDIHMGPALSAYKTLGSMQDKMDAQLHLSRKLRAVDETDVAERIIEYHFLPDLIGNLRAFSRQETRCLDCGEKYRRMPLTGDCRECGGRVNLTVHQGSVNKYMGTALMVAEEFGCRDYTVQRLEKLEKALSSVFEDDTNRQTGIADFM from the coding sequence ATGCGGGAGGCAGACGAGCGCTACTTCGAACGGATCGAATCGCGCCTCGGCGAGGCGTTCGACCTCGCAGAGCGCGCGAAGGCGACCGGCGGCGACCCCGAACCGGAGGTCGAGATCCCGACCGCCCGGGACATGGCCGACCGCGTCGAGAACATCCTCGGCATCGACGGCGTCGCCGAACGGGTCCGCGAACTCGAGGGCGAGATGAGCCGCGAGGAGGCCGCCCTCGAACTCGTCGAGGACTTCGTCGAGGGCAGTGTCGGCGACTACGAGTCCCGCGAGGGGAAGGTCGAGGGTGCGGTCCGGACCGCCGTCGCCCTGCTCACCGAGGGCGTCGTCGCGGCCCCCATCGAGGGTATCGACCGCGTCGAACTGCTGGAGAACGACGACGGCACCGAGTTCATCAACGTCTACTACGCCGGCCCCATCCGCTCCGCCGGCGGGACGGCACAGGCGCTCTCCGTGCTCGTCGCGGACTACGCCCGCGCACTGCTGGACATCGACCAGTTCAAAGCTCGCGGTGACGAGGTCGAACGATACGCCGAGGAGATCGCGCTGTACGACAAGGAGACCGGCCTCCAGTACTCGCCGAAGGACGAGGAGACGAAGTTCATCGCCGAGCACATGCCCATCATGCTCGACGGCGAGGCGACCGGCGACGAGGAGGTGTCGGGCTTCCGCGACCTCGAACGCGTCGACACCAACTCCGCCCGCGGCGGGATGTGCCTCGTCCTCGCGGAGGGGATCGCGCTGAAGGCCCCGAAGATCCAGCGCTACACGAAGAACCTGGACGAGGTGGACTGGCCGTGGCTCCAGGACCTCATCGACGGCACGTACTACGACAAAGGTGGGGGCGACGACGACGGCGAGAGCGACGCGGACGACGACGGCGAAGAGACCGCGTCCGAGGACAGCGACGACGGCGAGAGCGACGCGGACGACGGCCCGACCGGCCCGCCACGCGTCGAGAAGAGCCAGAAGTTCCTGCGGGACCTCATCGCCGGCCGCCCCGTCTTCAGCCACCCCTGCGAGTCCGGCGGCTTCCGGCTGCGCTACGGCCGGGCGCGCAACCACGGCTTCGCGACGGCGGGCGTCCACCCCGCCACGATGCACCTCGTCGACGACTTCCTCGCGACCGGGACCCAGATAAAGACCGAACGTCCCGGCAAGGCCGCCGGCGTCGTCCCCGTCGACTCCATCGAGGGACCGACGGTCCGACTCGCCAACGGCGACGTGCGCCGCGTCGACGACCCCGAGGAGGCACTCGAGATACGCAACGGCGTCGAGCGCATCCTCGACCTCGGCGAGTACCTCGTCAACTACGGCGAGTTCGTCGAGAACAACCACCCGCTCGCGCCCGCCTCCTACACCGTCGAGTGGTGGCGCGGCGAGCTGGACGAGGCGGGCGCGGACGTCCAGGCACTCAGGGACTCCCCGCACGTCGACCTCGAGGACCCCAGCGCCGAGGAGGCGCTGGAGTGGGTCGCGGAGTACGACGCGCCGCTGCACCCCGCGTACACCTACGTCTGGCACGACGTCTCCGTCGCCGCCTTCGACGAACTCGCCGAGGCCGTCGCCGACGGCTACGTCGAGGACGGCGTCCTGCACGTCCCGCGCCGGGGCGAGGTCCGCGAGACCGTCGAGACGCTGCTGAAACCGCACTACCAGACCGACGACGAACTGCTGATACGGGACTACGCCCCCTTCCTCAGGTGCCTCGGCGTCGACGCGGACCTCGAACGCACCTGGACGCTCGACGACCTCTCCGAGCGCGCGCTGACCTGGGGCACCAGCGACGACACGGTCGACGCCGGGCAGGTCGCCGACCCTGCCGACCCCGACGACGACCACCCGCCCGGCACCAACGCCATCGAGGCCGTCAACGAGGTCGCGCCGTTCACCGTCCGCGAGCGTGCCCCGACCCGCATCGGGAACCGGATGGGCCGGCCCGAGAAGTCGGAGTCACGCGACCTCTCACCTGCGGTCCACACCCTGTTCCCCGTCGGCGAGGCCGGCGGCAGCCAGCGCTCCGTCGCCGAAGGGGCGAAACACGCCCCCGACATGCGCTCGACCCCCGGCCGCATCGAGGCCCAGGTCGGCACCCGCGAGTGCACCGGTTGCGGCGAGAAAACGTTCGAGACGCGCTGTCCCGACTGCGGCGAGCGCACCGAACCGTACTACTTCTGCCCCGACTGCGAGCAGGCGCTCGAACCCGACGACGCGGGCCGGGTGTACTGCGACCACTGCGAGGTCGACGGGACCAGCGTCGAGTTCCACGAGATCGACCTCAAGGAGCAGTACTGGAGCGCCATGGACGAGGTCGGCGAGCGCGAGAACGCCTTCGAGATCCTGAAAGGCGTCAAGGGGCTCTCCTCGACGAACAAGACGCCCGAACCCATGGCCAAGGGCGTCCTCCGCGCGAAACACGGCGTCACCGCGTTCAAGGACGGCACCGTCCGCTACGACATGACCGACCTCCCCGTGACCGCCGTCCGCGCAACCGAGCTCGACGTCACCGCCGACCAGCTCCGCGCGCTCGGCTACGAGACCGACGTCCACGGCGACGAACTCCGCCACGACGACCAGCTCGTCGAGCTCAAGGTGCAGGACATCGTCCTCTCCGACGGCGCGGCCGAGCACATGCTCAAGACCGCCGACTTCGTCGACGACCTCCTCGAATCCTACTACGGCCTCGAACCGTTCTACGAGATGGACGAGCGCGAGGAGCTCGTCGGCGAGCTCGTCTTCGGGATGGCACCCCACACCTCCGCCGCGACCGTGGGGCGGGTCGTGGGCTTTACGAGTGCTGCGGTCGGGTACGCGCATCCGTACTTCCACGCGGCGAAGCGCCGGAACTGCTTCCACCCCGAGACGAAGATCTGGTTCGAGGACGAGGACGGCGAGACCCACTACGACGAGATTCGCTCGTTCGTGGAGGAGCGGTTGGACCCGGACTCAGCTGAGGAGGACGATTTCGGGACGCTCGTGCAGGCACTCGATGGGGAAGTATCGGTTCCGTCGCTCGCTGACGACGGCACGCTCGTTCGAAAGCCCGTAGAGGCGGTGTCGAAACACCGCTCGACGGATCATCTCATCGATATCGAGACCGACGACGGACGGTCGATCACGGTCACACCCGAGCACTCCATGGTCGTCTGGGACGACGGGCCACGGCACGTCGATGCACGTGAACTGGCGGTCGGTGATGAGATTCCGGTCGCTACGGTCGGGGCGAGCGTCACCGGCTCCGTCGACTCGGCTCTGACCGCAGACGGCGGTTCTCCGGAGGTTCACGTAGTAGAACGGGTTCAGATTCGGCAGTCGGACGTCGAACACACGTACTCCCTCACGGTCGCAGACACGCACCGGCTCGTGGCGAACGGGATGCATGTGAAGCAGTGTGACGGCGACGAGGACTGCGTCATGCTCCTGCTCGACGGCCTGTTGAACTTCTCGCGAGCCTACCTGCCGGACGCTCGGGGCGGCCGGATGGACGCGCCGCTCGTCATGTCCAGCCGCATCGACCCCTCGGAGATCGACGACGAGGCGCACAACATGGACATCATGTGGGAGTACCCGACCGAGTTCTACGAGGCGACCCGGGAGATGGCCGACCCCGAGGAAGTGGAGGACATCATGACGATAGCCGAGGAGACCCTCGGCACGGAGCGGGAGTACACCGACTTCGCCCACACGCACGACACGACGGACATCCACATGGGGCCGGCGCTGTCGGCGTACAAGACGCTGGGGTCGATGCAGGACAAGATGGACGCCCAGCTGCACCTCTCGCGGAAGCTCCGGGCGGTCGACGAGACGGACGTGGCCGAGCGCATCATCGAGTACCACTTCCTGCCGGACCTCATCGGGAACCTGCGGGCGTTCAGCCGGCAGGAGACGCGCTGTCTGGACTGCGGCGAGAAGTACCGTCGGATGCCGCTGACCGGCGACTGCCGGGAGTGCGGCGGGCGGGTGAACCTCACGGTCCACCAGGGCTCGGTGAACAAGTACATGGGGACGGCGCTGATGGTGGCCGAGGAGTTCGGCTGCCGTGACTACACCGTCCAGCGCCTGGAGAAGCTGGAGAAGGCGCTCTCGTCGGTGTTCGAGGACGACACGAACCGCCAGACGGGCATCGCGGACTTCATGTAA